From Ancylobacter pratisalsi, one genomic window encodes:
- a CDS encoding diacylglycerol/lipid kinase family protein, with amino-acid sequence MKNTIALLNADAGTLLDRNAEEVRALVERGLGGGGRTVEVHLLRGKNFLRAIRASGNGPHDTVVVGGGDGSVSLAVRSLHGSGKVLGILPLGTLNLLARDIGMPVDLDQAIAALSTAEPGEVDLATLNDRIFHTISGMGFFSQMARAREMARKLKLWRFVAVALAAFYALRRSGRFELDVTVDGETRHFDALAALVSVNRFSGPGWHRGRLDEGVLEVHIVEERGALARLKAGADMVNDTWRNNPEIISLTGQEIVLRRPNRSRCWVSTDGELDRENVPLTYRIKPAALAVLRPRPPAG; translated from the coding sequence ATGAAAAACACCATCGCCCTGCTGAACGCCGATGCCGGCACGCTGCTCGACCGCAACGCGGAGGAGGTGCGCGCCCTGGTGGAGCGCGGTCTTGGCGGCGGGGGACGCACCGTCGAGGTTCACCTGCTGCGCGGCAAGAACTTCCTGCGCGCCATTCGCGCTTCGGGGAACGGCCCGCACGACACGGTCGTCGTCGGCGGCGGCGATGGCAGCGTCAGCCTTGCGGTCCGCAGCCTGCATGGCTCCGGCAAGGTGCTGGGCATCCTGCCGCTGGGCACGCTCAACCTGCTTGCCCGCGACATCGGCATGCCGGTCGATCTGGATCAGGCCATTGCCGCGCTCTCGACCGCCGAGCCCGGCGAGGTGGATCTCGCCACGCTGAACGACCGCATCTTCCACACCATTTCCGGCATGGGCTTCTTCAGCCAGATGGCACGCGCCCGCGAGATGGCGCGCAAGCTGAAGCTCTGGCGGTTTGTCGCCGTGGCCCTCGCCGCCTTCTACGCGCTGAGGAGGTCCGGCCGGTTCGAACTCGATGTCACGGTCGACGGCGAGACCCGCCATTTCGACGCGCTGGCGGCTCTGGTCTCGGTCAACCGGTTCTCCGGGCCGGGCTGGCATCGCGGCCGGCTCGACGAAGGCGTGCTGGAAGTGCACATCGTCGAGGAGCGCGGCGCGCTGGCCCGGCTCAAGGCCGGCGCCGACATGGTCAACGATACCTGGCGGAACAATCCGGAGATCATCAGCCTCACCGGACAGGAAATCGTGCTGCGCCGCCCGAACCGCAGCCGCTGCTGGGTGTCGACCGACGGCGAGCTGGACCGGGAGAACGTGCCGCTCACCTATCGCATCAAGCCGGCGGCGCTCGCGGTGCTGAGGCCGCGCCCGCCGGCCGGCTGA
- a CDS encoding SIMPL domain-containing protein, producing the protein MKFLPACLIAASLMGAIAPVAAQDMSAVPRRPTLTVTGEGTASGVPDMASFSSAVVSEAKTAREALDANSAAVAQMIAAIKGAGVEARDVATSGFSIQPQYAPPKKDSNEAPRITGYEVRNTVSVRLRELARLGELLDQVVTSGANQIGGIAFDIADPSALEDKARVAAVEDARHRAEIMAAAAGQRLVRVLAVSADGAIPPMPRMVASTMMMKADSVPVEAGETEVRANVTLVYEIEPR; encoded by the coding sequence ATGAAGTTTCTGCCCGCCTGCCTGATCGCCGCGTCCCTGATGGGTGCCATTGCTCCTGTCGCGGCGCAGGATATGTCCGCTGTTCCCCGCCGCCCGACCCTCACCGTGACCGGGGAGGGGACCGCGTCCGGGGTGCCGGACATGGCGTCGTTCTCCAGCGCGGTGGTGAGCGAGGCCAAGACCGCGCGCGAGGCGCTGGACGCCAATTCGGCGGCGGTGGCGCAGATGATCGCCGCCATCAAGGGGGCCGGCGTCGAGGCGCGCGACGTCGCGACCTCCGGCTTCTCGATCCAGCCGCAATATGCGCCGCCCAAGAAGGACAGCAACGAGGCTCCCCGCATCACCGGCTATGAGGTGCGCAACACCGTTTCGGTGCGTCTGCGCGAGCTCGCGCGCCTCGGCGAGTTGCTTGACCAGGTGGTCACCTCCGGTGCGAACCAGATCGGCGGCATTGCCTTCGACATCGCCGACCCCAGCGCGCTGGAGGACAAGGCGCGTGTTGCCGCCGTCGAGGATGCCCGTCACCGCGCCGAGATCATGGCCGCCGCCGCCGGCCAGCGGCTGGTGCGCGTGCTCGCCGTCAGCGCGGACGGGGCGATACCGCCCATGCCGCGCATGGTGGCTTCAACCATGATGATGAAGGCCGATTCGGTGCCGGTCGAGGCCGGCGAAACCGAAGTGCGGGCGAATGTGACGCTGGTCTACGAGATCGAGCCGCGCTGA
- a CDS encoding lysozyme: MPTQKLKPSKRASVALAAVMAAALSIGGLWYVAAPGGKQYPAAVVLAVEHIIKDWEGLRLTSYRDMVGVWTICWGETKGVRAGMRKTRPECEAMLYERVDRDYYGAIAKCAAPNFAKAPVSVQASMISGAFNFGVGAWCRSTASRMIRAGKWREACDAQTAFNRAGGRVVNGLVKRREMGDAFRIGEGELCVTGVE; encoded by the coding sequence ATGCCCACCCAGAAGCTCAAGCCCAGCAAGCGGGCCTCGGTCGCGCTCGCCGCCGTCATGGCGGCGGCGCTCTCGATCGGCGGCCTCTGGTATGTCGCGGCGCCGGGCGGCAAGCAGTACCCGGCCGCCGTCGTGCTGGCGGTCGAACACATCATCAAGGATTGGGAAGGGCTACGCCTCACCTCCTATCGCGACATGGTCGGGGTGTGGACGATCTGCTGGGGCGAAACCAAGGGCGTGCGCGCCGGCATGCGCAAGACCCGGCCCGAATGCGAGGCCATGCTCTATGAGCGGGTCGACCGCGATTATTACGGTGCGATCGCCAAGTGCGCGGCGCCGAACTTCGCGAAGGCGCCGGTGTCTGTGCAGGCCTCCATGATCTCGGGCGCCTTCAACTTCGGCGTCGGGGCGTGGTGCCGCTCGACCGCCTCCCGAATGATCCGCGCCGGCAAATGGCGCGAGGCCTGCGACGCGCAGACCGCCTTCAACCGCGCCGGCGGGCGGGTGGTCAACGGCCTAGTCAAGCGCCGGGAGATGGGAGACGCCTTCCGAATTGGCGAGGGTGAGCTGTGCGTGACGGGGGTGGAGTGA
- a CDS encoding SGNH/GDSL hydrolase family protein, with translation MNEIDIEMAGGLTKPGMLRALPGSALWTALRLRSAMSAAKVPVLTASPPTITVPGATNPYGGSETFFHAPDVRDRCFTFLRGSWAEFNVGGTRYMGPGAVVTYSPSLTTGGSAPLWSFMCDAPDLAITFRSPSSGVRILIDGEFAHEGGLAIGEGSGAPWHIRIEHGSRKPRLYEIYANGNFYVRGIRCASALDRVWPAPQTYDDLRGVIIGDSFTEGGANGLPEDLWGYGFGASLPYHLGTRDLRASGSGATGYLADALGTRYNAFQRLGDLTSANPHFALLPLGTNDNEAVMSAEQQVSDYLDLAQAALPNCLFFVFSKFANSFPSSYDTSSQYRDGQRAACAGRKRVWYTDTVGYTQAGPNYQQTAWVTGGGTVYAPNGVGNADLAVGRPAPYTPDSTHPNEWGHQQVYAPRMAAAVRDGLDQMIAQDLLV, from the coding sequence ATGAATGAGATCGATATCGAGATGGCGGGTGGTCTCACCAAACCCGGCATGCTCCGCGCTCTTCCAGGATCAGCCTTGTGGACCGCGCTCCGGCTGCGCAGCGCCATGTCCGCCGCCAAGGTTCCGGTGCTGACCGCGTCCCCGCCGACTATCACGGTGCCTGGCGCCACCAATCCCTACGGAGGATCAGAGACGTTTTTCCACGCGCCTGACGTGCGAGATCGGTGCTTTACCTTTCTCCGTGGTTCGTGGGCGGAGTTCAATGTCGGCGGAACCCGGTACATGGGGCCTGGTGCCGTGGTCACCTATAGTCCTTCGTTGACCACGGGCGGCTCGGCTCCGCTCTGGTCGTTCATGTGCGATGCTCCCGATCTTGCCATTACTTTCAGATCGCCGAGTAGCGGCGTGCGCATCCTGATTGACGGTGAATTCGCCCACGAGGGTGGTCTCGCGATCGGCGAAGGCTCTGGCGCGCCCTGGCACATCAGAATTGAGCACGGATCCCGCAAGCCGCGCCTCTACGAGATTTATGCCAACGGGAACTTCTATGTTCGCGGCATCCGGTGCGCCTCGGCGCTGGATCGTGTGTGGCCGGCGCCGCAGACCTATGATGACCTTCGCGGCGTCATCATAGGTGATAGCTTCACGGAGGGTGGCGCGAACGGTCTTCCCGAAGACTTGTGGGGTTATGGCTTTGGGGCCAGTCTGCCCTATCACCTTGGCACGCGCGATCTGCGTGCGTCGGGAAGCGGCGCGACCGGCTATCTCGCGGACGCTTTGGGCACGCGCTACAACGCGTTCCAGCGTCTAGGCGACCTGACGTCTGCCAATCCGCACTTCGCCCTCCTGCCGCTTGGAACCAACGACAACGAGGCCGTCATGTCGGCCGAGCAGCAGGTGTCGGACTATCTCGACCTCGCTCAAGCGGCGCTGCCGAACTGCCTGTTTTTCGTGTTCTCGAAGTTCGCGAACAGCTTTCCGAGTTCCTACGATACGTCTAGCCAGTACCGCGACGGCCAGCGAGCCGCCTGCGCGGGCCGCAAGCGCGTCTGGTACACGGACACGGTCGGCTACACGCAGGCCGGCCCGAACTACCAGCAGACCGCCTGGGTCACGGGCGGCGGCACGGTGTACGCGCCCAACGGCGTCGGCAATGCCGACCTGGCAGTCGGCCGCCCTGCACCCTACACGCCGGACTCCACTCATCCCAACGAGTGGGGCCATCAGCAGGTGTACGCGCCGCGCATGGCGGCCGCCGTGCGCGACGGCCTCGATCAGATGATCGCACAGGACCTCTTGGTCTAG
- a CDS encoding glycosyl hydrolase family 28-related protein, translating into MTVSFPPLVPGEAAAYTRQKINSAFATLDALVDISPDIQTAINEPPIRLRLDATPLWRPGSGPERFVSDIIGGENAAPSVPESWIITADRGLVTRLTGAAKIAHRGFQAIEPGRTYRARAVVQRRIDTPDPAGDAVALKAAWYAAPGDYISSTTLMLWDELTVSDGRVSTEKQIAASAGSGIDAIAPSSARYARLYVETWGTTQKTDVEVLALADVTDAELWSPDVSSLTSRIGAIESLDLGSRMAAIESEIGAASSLTFSTIGDFEAATIAATPDAVRVLGEDAPHDGKGSYWIRSDAMNGTLQSVDGAWWKKTRFDANFVICPLDFGAVGDGVADDAAAINAALDAIRVRVSFLSGLTSARMSACDFVFDGQGGTYVVSDSINATDITAWNLRLQNLVLIGKCTGKPMLDLSGSRGYTLSNIHFHGDRANMPSHAWVAARSATTGFSGGALYFQCSSDGHFSKAVYNKYAQESSKEIYCRWYQFNPDADAVAIHQGANVFAMTSEFTTLLTGSHSFIHNSYDHSVWAYIAVDHSTNVLGVTNALNAVITVDYPTPFEVGKKIGFTGVGMAGLDKLTGTITSIVGSTITTDIDTTALPTFSGGGIMHRTQTGPTLHIVDPKGTHYRDCYSVNFGGPTHIIFEFSELHPTGSLEDIEFEVLFEGSGTEDAILFAPHDRDCILSGFCLRTYTGYTTESIMHCGPEAGGSLTIHAEYIQSTGNAYGQDVFKREPGDTSTIYGGTAVLDSTAASDGFVGTMVTPRDTGIPFIAGPYNGYRAVVAAPLYGSFGAGGTAGFDCVQAPNNVIKGNLFVSVPDNGDGTGVVNVTMPYAPRNYMTFIGSNTVTKEIVLGTLPAGSTTLVLFKALGSYPVASGQGISMNVEYFVDS; encoded by the coding sequence ATGACTGTCAGTTTTCCTCCGCTCGTCCCTGGCGAGGCGGCCGCCTATACGCGTCAGAAGATCAATTCGGCCTTCGCCACGCTTGATGCATTGGTCGACATATCGCCGGATATCCAGACGGCGATCAACGAACCCCCGATCCGCCTGCGCCTGGATGCGACGCCGCTATGGCGGCCGGGGAGCGGGCCTGAACGGTTCGTGAGCGATATCATCGGTGGTGAGAATGCCGCGCCATCCGTTCCGGAGTCGTGGATCATCACGGCGGATCGGGGGCTGGTGACGCGTCTGACCGGGGCGGCGAAGATCGCCCATCGGGGGTTTCAGGCGATCGAACCCGGCCGCACCTATCGCGCCCGCGCAGTCGTCCAGCGCCGCATCGATACGCCTGATCCGGCAGGTGACGCCGTGGCGCTCAAGGCCGCGTGGTATGCGGCGCCGGGGGACTACATTTCGTCGACCACTCTCATGCTGTGGGACGAGCTGACGGTGTCCGATGGTCGGGTATCAACCGAAAAGCAGATCGCGGCATCCGCCGGCTCCGGTATCGACGCCATTGCACCCTCCAGTGCACGCTATGCCCGCCTTTACGTCGAGACATGGGGCACGACGCAGAAGACCGATGTCGAGGTGCTGGCCCTCGCTGATGTCACCGATGCCGAGCTGTGGTCGCCGGACGTCTCCAGCCTTACCTCCCGCATCGGCGCGATCGAGAGCCTGGATCTTGGCTCGCGCATGGCTGCAATCGAATCCGAGATCGGGGCCGCATCAAGCCTGACCTTCTCCACGATCGGGGATTTCGAGGCCGCCACCATCGCCGCGACGCCTGACGCGGTCCGCGTGCTTGGCGAAGACGCGCCACATGATGGCAAAGGGTCCTATTGGATTCGCTCCGATGCCATGAACGGAACGCTCCAATCCGTTGATGGCGCCTGGTGGAAAAAGACCCGGTTCGACGCCAACTTCGTCATCTGCCCTCTGGATTTCGGCGCGGTCGGCGATGGGGTCGCGGATGACGCTGCCGCGATCAATGCCGCGCTGGATGCGATACGGGTCCGTGTTTCCTTCCTGAGCGGCCTCACCTCGGCTCGAATGAGCGCCTGTGATTTTGTCTTTGACGGTCAGGGTGGCACCTATGTCGTTTCGGATAGCATCAATGCGACCGACATCACGGCATGGAATCTTCGTCTCCAGAACCTCGTATTGATCGGTAAGTGCACGGGCAAGCCGATGCTCGATCTCAGCGGGTCGCGCGGCTATACGTTGTCCAATATCCACTTTCATGGTGACCGCGCGAACATGCCTTCTCACGCGTGGGTCGCGGCACGTTCGGCCACTACCGGTTTTTCGGGTGGCGCCCTGTATTTTCAATGTTCGTCGGACGGTCATTTCAGCAAGGCCGTCTACAACAAGTATGCGCAGGAAAGCTCCAAGGAGATCTATTGCCGCTGGTATCAGTTCAACCCTGATGCGGACGCTGTCGCGATCCATCAGGGTGCGAACGTATTCGCGATGACATCGGAATTCACGACACTTCTTACCGGGTCGCATTCCTTTATCCACAACAGCTATGATCATTCCGTATGGGCCTATATCGCGGTCGACCACTCGACCAATGTACTCGGGGTAACCAATGCGCTGAACGCGGTCATCACGGTCGACTATCCCACGCCGTTCGAGGTCGGGAAGAAGATCGGGTTCACTGGCGTGGGCATGGCCGGGCTCGACAAGCTCACCGGCACGATCACCAGCATCGTCGGGTCGACGATCACCACGGATATCGACACGACGGCCCTGCCGACATTCTCCGGCGGGGGCATCATGCACCGGACGCAGACCGGGCCTACGCTTCATATCGTGGACCCGAAGGGCACCCATTACCGGGATTGCTATTCGGTCAATTTCGGCGGACCGACGCATATCATCTTCGAATTCTCAGAGTTGCATCCCACGGGAAGCCTTGAGGATATAGAATTCGAGGTTCTGTTCGAAGGATCGGGAACAGAGGACGCTATCCTCTTCGCCCCGCATGATCGGGACTGCATCCTCTCCGGCTTCTGCCTGCGCACCTATACCGGCTATACGACCGAGTCGATCATGCATTGCGGGCCGGAGGCCGGCGGGTCGCTCACCATCCACGCCGAATACATTCAGTCCACCGGCAACGCCTATGGTCAGGATGTGTTCAAGCGCGAGCCGGGGGATACATCCACCATTTATGGCGGTACGGCGGTTCTTGATAGTACTGCAGCATCAGATGGGTTCGTGGGGACCATGGTGACGCCGCGTGACACTGGAATCCCCTTCATCGCCGGGCCTTATAACGGCTACAGAGCAGTGGTGGCGGCCCCGCTCTATGGGTCTTTTGGTGCGGGCGGCACGGCAGGATTTGACTGCGTGCAGGCGCCCAATAACGTCATCAAGGGAAATCTGTTTGTGTCCGTCCCGGACAACGGGGACGGAACAGGGGTCGTCAATGTGACCATGCCCTATGCCCCGAGAAACTACATGACCTTTATTGGCAGCAATACCGTTACCAAGGAAATCGTGCTCGGCACGCTTCCCGCGGGGTCGACGACGCTGGTGCTGTTTAAGGCGCTCGGGTCCTACCCCGTCGCGTCGGGGCAAGGCATCTCCATGAACGTGGAGTACTTCGTCGACTCGTAA
- a CDS encoding DUF6950 family protein, whose translation MRADLPAFLRRMASEPFVWGYFDCSLVIADWWLANHGIDPAAHLRGAYDSRESCHARLDREGGLLRLVARLARSVDAARIDDPAPGAFAIVRAQGTHLAAICTPGLRWAIKSDHSVLVTSSVHPVAMWSV comes from the coding sequence ATGAGGGCGGATCTCCCCGCGTTCCTGCGACGCATGGCCTCCGAGCCTTTCGTATGGGGGTATTTCGACTGTTCGCTTGTGATCGCGGACTGGTGGCTTGCCAATCACGGCATCGATCCGGCCGCCCATCTGCGTGGCGCCTATGACAGCCGGGAGAGCTGTCACGCGCGGCTTGATCGAGAAGGCGGGCTATTGAGGCTGGTGGCGCGGCTGGCGCGATCTGTCGATGCCGCGCGGATCGATGACCCCGCGCCGGGCGCATTCGCGATCGTACGGGCACAGGGAACGCACCTGGCGGCAATTTGCACGCCCGGGCTGCGCTGGGCGATCAAATCGGACCATAGCGTGCTGGTGACGTCCTCTGTCCATCCTGTCGCGATGTGGAGCGTTTGA
- a CDS encoding phage tail length tape measure family protein, with amino-acid sequence MATDIEQMVLSISADTRSAVRALKKFGVDVNNVANDSEKAFTRPEKQVERLGHAMGKSSVQTANLAAQFQDIAVQLQSGTSPFTVALQQGTQISAALGGGQGGLGGTVKALGAAFLSVVSPVSLATIALITLGGVGVQYLTSLSSGTKDLDETLKEHKALISSIKEAYGDAAAGLEQYSRQSSDVLATQARASVAQLAASLQSEVESVLRDLGGRIGSHGQSLFKVDAEFAPFRDAIIELRKTAREGEPDIAAFRRSVAAIANADPTNKALQELAARVLDLTGDADRAGGALDAMRRGLDAITGSASVGAQAIQDYRAAIEDLSKIALPDLSPRQQADAAFAQAMFTAPDAAARKSAEETYAASLTRINTEEQKLADERAKREATRAAKRGARSTERDQERINQVIDGLTFEAEQLGRTAREQEIYNAVAAAGVDITSQYGQQIAGLAGHLYDMQAAQQQAIQQMDEMRSRASNVLSGFSQDIRNGVDAADALKNALGRVLDSVIDIGLQSAVTNLFGKSGTADAGLLGGLFSGLFGRAGGGPVQGGQAYTVGERGPETFIPNVSGRIAPNHARGQSSETFAPVYQIDARGSQMSEQQFRRILDENNRRVVAQVRGGVSGWVSEDQVRSGAQRGTG; translated from the coding sequence ATGGCTACCGATATTGAACAGATGGTGCTCAGCATCAGCGCCGACACCCGCTCGGCGGTGCGCGCGCTGAAGAAGTTCGGCGTCGATGTGAACAACGTCGCGAACGACAGCGAGAAGGCCTTCACCCGCCCAGAGAAGCAGGTGGAGCGGCTCGGCCACGCGATGGGTAAAAGCTCGGTGCAGACCGCGAACCTGGCTGCCCAGTTTCAGGATATCGCTGTGCAGCTTCAGTCCGGCACCTCTCCTTTCACGGTTGCGCTCCAGCAGGGGACGCAGATCTCGGCGGCGCTCGGTGGCGGACAGGGTGGGCTGGGAGGTACGGTCAAGGCGCTTGGCGCGGCGTTCCTGTCGGTCGTCAGCCCGGTGTCGCTGGCGACCATCGCCCTGATCACCCTTGGCGGCGTCGGGGTGCAGTATCTTACCAGCCTGTCGAGCGGGACCAAGGATCTCGACGAGACGCTGAAAGAGCATAAGGCGCTGATATCGAGCATCAAGGAGGCTTATGGCGATGCCGCCGCCGGGTTGGAGCAGTATTCCCGGCAGAGCAGTGATGTCCTCGCGACGCAGGCCCGCGCCTCGGTGGCGCAGCTGGCGGCCTCGCTACAAAGCGAGGTCGAATCGGTGTTGAGGGATCTTGGCGGGCGTATTGGCTCGCATGGGCAGAGCCTGTTCAAGGTCGACGCCGAGTTCGCCCCGTTCCGGGATGCAATCATCGAGCTGCGCAAGACGGCGCGCGAGGGTGAGCCTGATATCGCCGCCTTTCGGCGCTCGGTGGCTGCTATCGCCAATGCGGACCCGACAAACAAGGCCTTGCAGGAACTGGCCGCCCGAGTGCTGGATCTGACAGGCGATGCCGACAGGGCTGGCGGCGCCCTTGATGCCATGCGGCGCGGTCTCGATGCAATCACCGGCTCGGCCTCGGTCGGGGCGCAGGCGATACAGGACTACCGGGCGGCGATCGAGGACCTGTCGAAGATCGCCCTTCCCGACCTGTCGCCGCGCCAGCAGGCCGATGCGGCTTTCGCTCAGGCCATGTTCACGGCGCCCGATGCGGCGGCGCGCAAATCGGCCGAAGAGACCTATGCCGCCAGCCTCACGCGCATCAATACGGAGGAGCAGAAGCTCGCCGACGAGCGCGCCAAGCGGGAAGCAACACGCGCGGCGAAGCGCGGCGCGAGATCTACCGAGCGGGATCAGGAACGGATCAATCAGGTCATCGACGGGCTGACATTCGAGGCCGAGCAACTGGGCCGGACGGCGCGCGAGCAGGAGATTTACAATGCGGTGGCTGCCGCCGGCGTCGATATCACGTCGCAATATGGGCAGCAGATCGCGGGCCTCGCCGGCCACCTCTACGACATGCAGGCCGCGCAGCAGCAGGCGATCCAGCAGATGGACGAGATGCGCTCGCGGGCCTCCAATGTGCTGTCAGGATTTTCCCAGGATATCCGCAACGGTGTCGATGCCGCCGATGCACTGAAAAACGCCCTCGGGAGGGTGCTGGATTCGGTGATCGACATCGGCCTCCAGAGTGCCGTGACAAACCTCTTCGGTAAATCGGGAACGGCGGATGCCGGTCTTCTCGGCGGGCTGTTCTCGGGCCTGTTCGGCCGCGCCGGCGGCGGTCCGGTGCAGGGAGGGCAGGCCTATACGGTAGGCGAGCGCGGGCCGGAGACATTTATTCCCAACGTCTCCGGCCGCATCGCCCCGAACCATGCGCGCGGCCAATCCTCCGAAACCTTTGCCCCGGTGTATCAGATCGACGCGCGCGGCTCTCAGATGAGCGAGCAGCAGTTCCGCCGCATCCTCGACGAGAACAACAGGCGCGTTGTGGCCCAGGTACGCGGCGGTGTGTCCGGGTGGGTATCTGAAGATCAGGTGAGATCCGGGGCACAGAGGGGAACGGGGTAA
- a CDS encoding phage tail assembly chaperone, with protein MPWRRWQQFAFGALGWPPAVFWAATLNEFFAAHDGWCEVNGIKKRIDPPSRERLEELQRRYG; from the coding sequence ATCCCCTGGCGGCGCTGGCAGCAATTCGCCTTCGGCGCCCTCGGATGGCCGCCCGCCGTCTTCTGGGCCGCGACCCTGAACGAGTTTTTCGCCGCGCATGACGGATGGTGCGAGGTAAACGGCATCAAGAAACGCATCGATCCACCGTCGCGTGAGCGGCTGGAAGAACTGCAGCGCAGGTATGGCTAG
- a CDS encoding phage tail tube protein: protein MSLENARELYIKRSNGDSPETFSTVCGVRTRSLQMSNAQIDTTIPDCDDPSAPIVATAAPGRQTLTFSGDGLFVSSDSGVAVADDARLQRVTNYQIRVVGYGVFEGPFMVADFELSGDMEEKMAFSATWVPTDAGTLTFTAEA, encoded by the coding sequence ATGTCTCTCGAAAATGCCCGCGAACTCTATATCAAGCGCTCCAATGGCGACTCGCCCGAGACCTTCTCGACGGTATGCGGCGTGCGCACCCGCTCGCTGCAGATGTCGAATGCTCAGATCGACACTACCATTCCCGATTGCGACGACCCTTCCGCCCCCATCGTGGCGACGGCGGCGCCGGGGCGGCAGACCCTGACCTTCAGCGGCGACGGGCTGTTTGTCAGTTCCGATAGCGGGGTGGCGGTCGCGGATGATGCGCGACTGCAGCGGGTGACCAACTACCAGATCCGGGTGGTCGGATACGGCGTGTTCGAGGGTCCCTTCATGGTGGCCGATTTCGAGCTCAGCGGCGACATGGAGGAAAAGATGGCGTTCTCCGCCACCTGGGTTCCGACCGACGCCGGGACACTGACGTTCACGGCGGAAGCGTGA
- a CDS encoding DUF3168 domain-containing protein, whose amino-acid sequence MSDGSWDLQKAVYEVLAGGASPAVGVPVLADAPQDTPVPYVELGDSDTVPDDVQCVSGLEETITLHVWTSGGSRLQAKEIISDIRLALHLKDLAVSGRHGAHAVITATRLYADGDNDEFVHGVVTLRVNHYGPEEG is encoded by the coding sequence ATGTCGGACGGATCATGGGACCTGCAGAAGGCGGTCTATGAGGTGCTCGCCGGGGGCGCGTCGCCGGCTGTCGGCGTGCCGGTACTGGCGGACGCGCCGCAGGACACGCCGGTGCCCTATGTCGAACTCGGCGACAGCGACACCGTGCCTGACGATGTGCAGTGCGTGAGCGGGCTCGAGGAAACGATCACCCTGCATGTGTGGACATCCGGCGGCAGCCGCCTGCAGGCCAAGGAGATCATTTCGGATATCCGGCTGGCGCTGCATCTCAAGGATCTCGCGGTGAGCGGCCGGCACGGCGCCCATGCCGTGATCACCGCGACCCGCCTCTATGCCGACGGCGACAATGACGAGTTCGTTCATGGCGTCGTCACCCTACGCGTCAACCACTACGGCCCGGAGGAGGGCTGA
- a CDS encoding HK97 gp10 family phage protein — MNARWAGLWISSSPMAPGARSMALKARMIGRDALLKKIREVVPNAEVEYAKAIEIGAKELAEAIRARAPRKTGKYAASIEAGKIAGRNDGRAPIGIQRTKDPHAWGIFADFRWRFIEFGTKGHIIKPNKARRLAFTASDGTQVYAARVKHPGSTRRPHIFPTYRGMSKRIRSRVARAINKSLKKTFGK; from the coding sequence GTGAACGCACGTTGGGCTGGGTTGTGGATTTCATCGTCGCCCATGGCACCCGGTGCACGTTCGATGGCGCTTAAGGCCAGGATGATCGGCCGCGATGCGCTGCTGAAGAAGATCCGCGAGGTCGTGCCGAATGCCGAGGTGGAGTACGCCAAGGCGATCGAGATCGGCGCCAAGGAGCTTGCGGAGGCGATCCGCGCGCGGGCGCCAAGAAAGACGGGCAAGTATGCGGCCTCGATCGAGGCCGGGAAAATCGCCGGGCGTAATGACGGCCGCGCTCCCATTGGGATCCAGCGGACCAAGGATCCTCATGCCTGGGGAATCTTCGCGGATTTCAGGTGGCGGTTTATCGAGTTCGGCACCAAGGGGCACATCATAAAGCCAAATAAAGCGCGGCGGCTGGCGTTCACGGCTTCCGACGGGACGCAGGTCTACGCCGCGCGGGTGAAGCACCCCGGATCGACCAGGCGCCCGCATATCTTCCCGACCTATCGTGGGATGAGCAAACGCATCCGCTCGCGCGTCGCGCGGGCGATCAACAAATCGCTCAAGAAGACCTTCGGGAAATAG
- a CDS encoding phage head closure protein gives MTRAGDLNKRARFERSTPAPDGAGGNVLVWSELITVWAQFSPERARERLQAGRLASMFGGVVRIRSSQATREITQKDRVVLDGVIYNIRSVANPDQRHDMLEMGVEADGTN, from the coding sequence ATGACGCGTGCCGGCGATCTGAACAAGCGCGCGCGCTTCGAGCGGTCGACCCCCGCGCCTGATGGGGCGGGGGGAAACGTTCTGGTGTGGTCGGAGCTGATCACAGTCTGGGCGCAGTTCTCGCCCGAGCGCGCACGCGAGCGGCTGCAGGCCGGGCGGCTGGCCAGCATGTTCGGTGGCGTCGTGCGCATCCGTTCCTCGCAGGCCACACGGGAGATCACGCAGAAGGACCGGGTGGTGCTGGATGGCGTGATCTACAACATCCGTTCCGTGGCCAACCCGGACCAACGCCACGACATGCTGGAAATGGGCGTCGAGGCCGATGGCACAAATTGA